The genomic window TTCACCTTCTAACTCCAATTCATGAACAAGTGTAGTCATTTTTACCTCCAAATTCCCTTGAATCTGTCTACTTGTCTCCAGGTCTACTCTGAACGTCCAAGTCTAAGCTACCATCATCTCTTGTTAACTCTAAGGCAACAAAATACTCTTTGTTATCAGTCTTGCTCCTGGAAGAACTAGTCTTCAACCAGCAGCAAGAAACTCTGAAGTCAATGCCCTCATACCGTTCAGTGTGCATCAACCCCTTTATACTTGGAAAACCATAAAAAGTTGTCACTGTGATTTGCAGGACCCTGTTGAAGCATCCCCTCTGTATCTCTCCAAATTTAGTGGATCCTATTTACCTCTCTAAGCTGCTGTGCCCCACATATGACATACTTGCTGTCCAACAGTTCCAGAAACATGCTTTTCTGTGTTACACCTTGCAAACTATTATTTCCTGTTGCTGCAGTGCTCTTCCGTTGGTtagtttttgtttcgttttgtttctttcttgacAAGTTACAAATATATAACAGATGTCCACTACCTATTTCTGAAAATTAATGACTGTTTACTTTTTGCTatttttcctcagtttttaacattaaattataaaacaatatgaaGTCTGTTTTATTGTTCTTCCCCCCAAGTTCGAGTCCCCTGCCTCCTTATTCAGAACAAGTAATGGGTGCTATTAGTTCCCTCCcttgcatccatttctttcttcttctttctggggcAGCTTTAACTTTGTTAaggcacacacgcacgcacacactaCCAATATCCTCATATGTTCTAGCAAGAGCCAACTGGGGCCGGATGTGGCCAAGGAGATATGAGGTCAGGTTTCCTGGAGCCTgtgcttcattttcccccaggTTACGCCAGGGGACACCTGTAACACTTCTTGAGGCTCCTACCCTCTCTACTCTGCCTCAGAGGTTTGCCTTTAGAGGACAGCCTGCAGCAGGACCTGAGGAATTGGGCTGTCTGAATTTCTGATCCAACGCCAAAGCAGGACATAAATGGTGTTCTTGTTTGCTCAGTCTTCACCATCTGTCATCTGCTTATCTTGCCTAGCTCTCTGCTACTAACTACAAACAACATCAGCAACACAAATAGAAGGAAGTGACTTCCTAAATGTatccccactcctccccaaaatgaaagaaaaggatattTCTTTTTACATCTGATCATTTTTGTTAACATATTATTTTATCATAACATATTTTAAGACATTCattgatgtttattattttattattatatatttattattttgatatattttaatatatttatctaattttttatatatatttatgtgtgtgcttCTACTCAGTGCTCTGAGAAACTTCCTTATGTAAGGTTAAGTCTCCATTCAGacataaagtgtttaaaataacAGTGTAGAACTGACCCcctgtctctcctctctgcctgtagGTTGCGGCATGTTTACTCTCCTGTCATCTGCCACAGCTGCTGTCAGCGGCCTCCTGGTGGGTTATGAACTTGGGATCATCTCTGGGGCCCTTCTTCAGATAAGAACCTTATTAGCCCTAACCTGCCATGAGCAGGAAATGGTTGTGAGCTCCCTCCTCATCGGGGCctttctggcttctctcactggaGGGGTCCTGATTGACAGGTATGGAAGAAAGGCTGCCATCATCTTGTCATCCTGCCTCCTCGGACTCGGAAGCCTAGTCTTGATCCTCAGTTTAACTTACACGGTCCTCATAGTAGGCCGCATTGCTATAGGAGTTTCCATTTCGCTCTCTTCAATTGCCACGTGTGTTTACATCGCAGAGATCGCTCCACAACACAGACGAGGTCTTCTCGTGTCCCTGAATGAGCTGATGATTGTCACCGGCATACTTTTCGCCTACATTTCAAATTATGCATTTGCCAGTGTTACCCATGGATGGAAATACATGTTTGGCCTTGTTATTCCCTTGGGAGTTTTGCAGGCAATTGCAATGTATTTTCTTCCTCCAAGTCCCCGGTTCCTGGTGATGAAAGGACACGAGGAAGCTGCTAGCAAGGTTCTTAGAAAGTTGAGAGGCATCTCGGATACAACGGAGGAACTCACTGTAATAAAATCTTCCCTGAAAGATGAGTATCAGTATAGGTTTAGGGATCTGTTTCGATCAAAGGACAACATGAGGACCCGGATAATGATAGGCCTGACACTGGTATTTTTTGTGCAAGTCACTGGTCAGCCAAACATATTATTCTATGCATCAACTGTTTTGAAGTCTGTTGGCTTCCAAAGCAATGAGGCAGCCAGTCTCGCCTCTACGGGGGTCGGAGTTGTCAAGGTCATCAGCACCATTCCTGCCACTCTCCTTGTAGACCACGTTGGGAGCAAAACCTTCCTCTGTATCGGCTCCTCTGTGATGGCAGCTTCATTGGTGACCATGGGCATCGTGAATCTCAACATCCCCATGAACTTCACCAGTATCTGTAGAAGCCATAGCCCTATCAACAAGTCCCTGGATGAGTCCGTGTTTTATGGGCCAGGAAATCTGTCAGCCCGTGACGACACTCTTAGAGAACTCTTTAAGGGGATCACTGCCCACAGCAGAAACTCCCTAATGCCCACGAAAAATGATGTGGATAAGAGAGGGGTGACAACCTTACCAAGTGCTGGACTGAGCCACGCTGAATACCAGACAGTCACAGACCCTGCGATCGTCCCAGCTTTCTTGAAATGGCTTTCCTTAGCCAGCTTGCTCGTTTACGTTGCTGCTTTTTCAATTGGTCTAGGACCaagtaagtattttatttttttattccttccttctttgccctTATGAATGCTAACAGATTGCTTTTGGCCATCAGAGCATCTTACGGCTATGGTACATTTTACATAAAACTACTAGAAGTAAGATGGGGATAATACTGGCCACCTCATGTTTCTACTAATGTGGAAAGTATGCTTGGCTCATACTTCCTTTGTGAAATGCGCAGGGCTGATATTCAACAGAAAGATTAGTTTTCCATTATCTGTCACATGAGGATAATTTAAGAGTGATTGATTGGAGTAAACCAGACCTCGAAAAATACATATTGCCCAAGAGAATATATTGTTTTATGAAAGCAGTTTACTGGGATAACATTTTCTTCTGTATCATTCCTGAGTTCtttataaatggaagaaaaaaatcaatcattcaGATTTTCTTAAAGGTACACTCTGAGAGGCATTCAGTAAAGAACGAGGAACAGGAAACAATGAGTTGGGAAAGAGGGTGGATTACTCCTTTAAGTACCATGTGTTTTATCACCAGAGTAACCTCCCTGAGCACTTTACTCATTAAGCAGGAGAATGGGAGTCAAGGTACTCCCATTCAATATAATATAAACAATTTATAGGAAGATAGCTACATGGTTGTCTTATTTTATACAGCGGTCTACTCCAATGACGAAGTTTAAACACTTCTCTTGTGCAAACTCTCTAGAGTTTTCTAGAACAGGTTGTTGCAGTTCCTTGTCTTGCAGCCTCTTACCCAGTCTAGAACTCTCTTTAGCGAAGTAAAGTGCACCTCCTacatctttcttttattctctcagacttctctccccttctccctttcttccttcctctctcacacacagtcttcttgttgttgtttacaAGGATCAAGGACCAAACGTGCTCAAATAAAAGGAAGTAGTGGAGCTTGGGAACATGAGAAGACATAGGTTATGCTGAAGGAGAAGGAATCTCATGGACAAATTTTGGTTTCTGGTGCCAGGAACTGACAGTGTTTCTAGAAGGAAAGTCACTTTAGGGCTTGCTCTGGTGATCTACTGTAAGTCATTAACTTTTCATTCAGGTGATATGTATCAAGTGGCTATTTTTTTCCAATAGCAAAGAACTATGCTAGATGTTGGGGAAACAGTAATGAACAAGAGAGACACTGTCCCTGTCTTCAAGGAGATTACGCCTGACTTCACTGAGCTATATTCCCTGTGTCTGCTGCTTTCTCGTGGGCGATAGTGGGTTTGGCCTGCTTAATCTCAGTTAATGAATACCTGGATTTGCACAGGGTGGATCCGGCCTCTCCTGCAGCTCTGTTTCCTCACCGTGCAGTCTGCTGTAAGTGAGATCAGGCTCTGGATATTGACTCTTTCAAATTCCAGAACGAGAGAACGAATCTCATTGACTCTATTCTTTGCTATGCAGAGTCATAATTGGTTGTTCAGGGAAACCTCTAGGCCACATGGTCCAAACTATGGATGACCAGAGCTGGCCCCTCCTCTGGCACTAAGAGTAGACAGGTCTGCTTACGAGACCTGTACATGGACGGATAGAGTAAATACTACAATACCATCAGCTTCTGATCTCTCTGACTTTTTTCTGAGCCCTGGCCCACCTTGTTAGGACTTAACaaagataaatattattaatGAACAGTTTCCTAGAAACAGGTTTCTACTATATTTCAGGATTTAGTTATCTTGGGTGTATATCTGGGAGACATTTGTCTTAATCAGTttgggttgctataacaaatcaCCAAAGACCATGGCTTAgacaacaaagatttatttctcacagtctagaggctggcaagtccaaaatcaagatgctgGCAGATTTGGTTGTTGGTGAGGGCCCCCCTCCTGGTTCGTAGATGGCCATCACTTTCTCggtgtgtcctcacatggcagagggatggagagagagagacctagcTTTATTATGTCTCTTCTCATAGGGCATTAACCCCATCATAGGGCTCTACTTGATAACCTAATGACCTCCCACAGGCCCTACCTCCAAACATCACCTGGGGAATCAGGACTACAACATATGAGTTGTAGAGAGGACACAAACATGCAGTCCAGACAAATACTTATGTCATTACTCTGGTACATGAAGCTAATGAACTTTGAGGAAGCatcttatacttttatttttagaaactctTTAAAGCCTACCAAAAGGGCAAGAGAGAAGTGTTATTTTGTACCAAGGAACAACTTAACCTTCTTTGTGAACTTTCCTGTATTTATAAGTACAGTCAGTTTTGCTCATCTGATAAACATCAGGTGATACTGTCCTCATTGATCTCCTTTGCCAGCATCTTTTTTTCTATagatttattataaaacaaaatatttttacatcAATTTTCTTGATATGATTTTTTGAAATATCAAGAATCAACTAAGAATCTAAGGAaagcttagaaaaagaaaaggatgctttctttgttttaagtCAGAGACGTTGATCTTAAACTCCAGAACCCACCCATTCATGGTCAGAGTTTTCCCCAGCTCATACTACCCTTCTCCCTTTAGTTTTTGGGTGACTTTGAAAAATGCAGCAAATTCTCAGCACTAGTGTATCATTTGATGCATTATTTTATTAGAGCAAGAATTCCCCTTTTCAGGAAACTTAGTTTGATTTTGGAAAAAATTATTGGGGGCTGTTTGTTATGTGCCTTTTAGGATTCTTTAAATAGTACTctatgctaattttttaaaaatgtgatttgggCTTTAGATttgactaatatttattgagacctATTACATCAGATACATAAGAGGAAGGCTTTCCATACtttgaaacatttcattttacCTTCACAACAAGCCTGGGAAGAAAGAGTATTCACCAAATTTTATAAATGGTGGCCCTCTatctcagagaggctaagtaactttctcaaataattgaaaatatctCGTCTTCTGAAATTCAGTGGTAATACCTCGttgaggacatgaatagacagtcCAGTGTTGGTCTTGTTAGTAAATATTAATTCCTTTTAATTCCCTCTGCCATGAAGATACATTAGAAGTAAGAATGAATGGAAATAGTGAATCACTGTCCACTGTGCTTTGGGCCACTCTGCATTTTATGCAAGAAAGCGatagtctctctttttctgaaaatctgTTCTATAAGCGAGCATGTCTGTTTATGAGGCTGAGCTTCAGGATAAGTGAGGGAGGATAATGATAACTTTTGATGTGTCCTCTCTTGAGTAACTGAACTTGATTCAGGTAATGTTTTATGTGTACTTGGTTAGAATTCAAGCTCAGTCGTAACAGAGACCAAAGTAACAGTGGGTGAACTAAGGTAGGAGTTGGTTTAATCTCTCACTTAGCACCTGGGTAGTTCTGGGTGCTGTGAAGGCTTCCAGGGTCAAGTGCCAGAAGCCTATAGATGGTGTTCCCAAATCTCCCTGTAGCCAGGGCTTTACTGTTGGTTCTCTAGCATGATGACTACTTAGAAATACtaagatgcattttaaaatttcatcaccCTTTTCTGATGGCTAATGGTCCCTTGGGAGTAAGCAAAAGGCAAGAAGTACAGTCAATGAAAGGGAGGCTGGGTATAGAAGGGCCTGGATAATAAGGTACTGTGAGCAATTCCATCAGGGAAGCAGAACCACTGTGAGGGTTGAAGGCAGGGAATTTCCTACTAGGGTTGCACCTCACACTGGGCAAGatgagaggggaagagaaaggggacggtgagaggaaaaggagaatgTTGTTTCTCAGGGCCACAAAGGGAAACTGGTGAAGAAGCCTGTGGAAGCCTgttgcctctgcctctggctgcgGCCTGAGGTCTCTGCAGGTCAGCAGGGTGCGGGGAAGAAAAGCTGGACTCAAAGCCAGGACAAACTGGAATCTGTGAGAAACGACTGGAGCCCGTATCTGTCTCTCACCATATCAACTCTGAGGACACTGGTCACCTTTAGAAAAACAGGTGTCCTTCTCCACAGAATCCTGACTGTGTGCCTGGTCTAGTAGTAGGaaaggctggaggaggggaccCATTCACTGGCTGCTCCCCCAGACCAGCGAGGAGAGGCAGTATGTCACAGCAATGTGACAAGCTGCCATGATGTCTAGGACCCAGCATGGGGCTGATGTGTCACTTTGGCCTTCCAAGTTTCTTGCAAATATATCTTCCCACCAGCCTTCATCAAAAACTACACATGGGAGGGaactctgggaaatgtagttccagCTCGGCTAAATGGACACAGTATAGAACCGCCCGAGTAAGAAACTCTGGACTCAGAAAGAATAGATGtcaatatgggaaaaaaaaaattccagaaagtcAAGGGCCCTGAATTCTCTCTTCAAATGCTGTgatagatatttatttcttttaattaaaacattaattgTTAAAATGGATGACTAGCTTCCATTCCATCTCTTTCTGAAAAGAGATGAGGTCATTAAATTAATGTCTCTTGGCTTTTGTTTCTCTAGCTATAAAACCAAAAATCGCTCATTTGCTAATGCACTGTAAAAGCCtccacatttattttctcagggGTGTTCATGATCTCCCTTGAGCTGATGACTCTCACTTATCTCTCTAGTTCTGTTGTGTCGTATGACTTCTAGTTCCTTTTCTCCTAATAAGTACTGGATTTTTCTACTTTCATGCTTTACTATCAGCCCAAGGTGAGAAGCccaaatgttgaatttttttctcccttacgCCAGGGGAATGTCCCTTGCTGTCATTTAGTCTGGTGTTCTGGGCCTTTTCTCAACCCAGTCAATGACCAAATGTTCTTGCATTTCCCCTCACAAATGGCTCCTGTGggtatctttttctttccatttctgccaTTCTAGTCTGCCCCATAAGAACTTGGGCCTAGATTCCTGGAAGACCGTTCCTGTAGTTCTCTAAATACTGCAGGTCCTTCCCATGTCCACCCATCCTCCATGGGAGGGCACCTTTTTACCATGTTCCTCAGGTCAGCACGGCTCTCGAATCTTCCATGGCCTCCTACTTTCTACCAAATCAGAGAAGTCAAATACTTTTCAAGATGAAACTAAGATGAGAAATGGTCTAGCCCAACATATTCCTtttgtagaaaagaaagaaatccaagagaAAGAGGTGACACAGATTTAGGACTAGAAATCTAGTCCAGGCATCTGGAGCCTCATTCCGTCCTCTTTCTACAACTGTCTGACCCATCTCTGAGGGAAATATGGTGTGATTTTCAAGGCCCACCATCATCTTACTCAGCTCTGTCTGCATGCCTTCACATCTCTGGGGGGCACCATTTACCTTGTAGTCATTGGCTTTGTGCTCTGGGGCTACCATTCGTACAGAAGTACATGTAGACGCCTCACACCAGGAACTGCAAAGTGAGGGACGCCCCCTGCCGATGTGCAGTGCTCTCTGTGCTCCTTTATCTCCACACCCCAGTCAAGGTCAAGGGACACAGGCCCTGGTggcccttctccttcccttctactCTACCCAAATCCTTCCTGTCCTTAAAATTTAGTAGAAATCTTAATCTCCTTTATGAATTCACCCCATTTCTTAGAGGTCTTTATTTGTACGCACTAGGAAGTATTTCTAGTGTAACGTAGTTCAGGTCTGGGAGACCAAGAGCCtgaatttaaaatcagaaaagctGGGTTCTTCCAATTCCAGCCTTCCTGCCTACCGGCTGTGTGATCTTTAAGTCAGCTATTTCGCATCGGAAGCTGTTTCGCATCTATGAATTGTGCATAATAATGCTTGTTCCATCTCATGGGGTGTAGTGAGAGTCCTGTGAGCTGATGCGCGGGTGTGTTGGGGTTGCTGTTGCAACTCCCACTTCCAGTGGGAGTGGAAGTCACAACCGGTGTGATAACACGACTTAGTCCTTCAtgatgaaatgtatttcttctgTATGTTTGTTTTGGCTTATTAAACAAATATAGTTATTAGAATAAGCTTTTTAATGGAAGAAATGACATCTCATCtgttctcccttctctgcctctaAGTGAGCATTGCGAAAAGTCTGTTTGGAAACCACGAAGGAGCACATTACTGTTTCtaagagggaggttggggaagaAGGGGTTTAAAAATGAGATACGAAAATAAGAAAGATCTCGAAGTGTCTTTTTTACATGGGTCAAGCTGTCCAGGGCAGGCCGAGTGCCACATCAGCTGGAAATGCGAGATTTCTTCACACACTACTGTCCCTGCCAGTCAGCGTCATGAGGTTTTTGGCAGAACAATCCATCACTTGGCCATAGTTCCAAAAATCTCTTTCTAGTTTTGCTCCTAAGAGAAAATGTAGGGAAGTCAGGAGTGCTCAGAAATAGGGCTTTTCTTTGTCAAGTTGTGAGGAGTTCTTTGGGAATTTCAGACTCAGAGTATCGAAATGCAACTCTGGGTTTGTCTTGGACACCTCTGCTTTTTCCTGCTGTATGGAGAACAGTTCTTTTCTGCAAATGAGATGGAGAATCTCATGGTTGAAGGAGGTTTGGGTATGGGAAAAAGAAATGACCCTTCATCTCATGGTTTCGCCAACTTATAACTGCAGTTCCAAGGACCGAGCTGGGTTACGTGTAAGTAACATAACAAGGTATGGGTTCAATTTTTTAGAAAAGGGAAATCATAGACTTTGAGGCAGAGCACCTCCCAAAGTCGAATCTCAGCAAAGCCACTTGCCAGCTGTGCAACCTTGGGGAAGTtagttaacttctctgtgccttatcTGGTATCACTTATAAATGTGGTTACAATTCACGGTTATCTCATAGCATTGTGAGGAGTAAGTCAGCTCATAACAATGTCCTTAAAGATTCGCCCTAAGAAGTGCCATGTAAGTACTTGTTGAGTGAAATAAATAGGACTAAAGAGCTGGGTATTTACACGTGAGACAGGGAGGCATGAGTCGGAGACAGAATCCCAAATCTTCCCCTCTAAAGAGAACAAGCAGTTATTTCACACCATAGTTTGGGGCTGTTGATTCTCCTAGAGTTTTTAGAAGGGATCTGGTAATGGTCCTTGTTTTTCTTGCCAAGAGTCAGTCGTTTATGTCTGTATTTGTGCAGTTTTTCTATTGTAAAAGAAAACATATCCTGGGAATTCCAATCCAATCACCAAAATTGTATTCTAGAGGATTGGTATCAACTGCACAAACTAGTTGGAGTTTAAAGAAGGTTTTTATTAGAAGCAAGGTTTTCATACCAGATCTTGAATGCATTATAAAACTTACAAACCTGAAGTGATTATTGCCCAGGTATTTCATTTAGAGCGTTTATTGCTTGTAACAGATGCAAATCCTTTGCATAAACAGTAGTATAAAGGGAGAAGTACTTGCTTTTCTAAAGCAAAATTGAAAGCAAGACTAAGACCATTTTTATTAAACCTTCTCAAATACGGGTTGACTTAGAACAACATTCCTTCATCGTATTAGATCACAACATAGTTTCTCCACCAAAAATGTTTCTGCTTTTAGGTTAAAGCATACGTCCTACATCATTTTACTTTCTGGTCCTCTGTTTCCCTAACTATAAAATAATAGGGTTGCCCTAGATTCTAAATCCAAGAGGGGCCGTGAGTTTGGTTGGTACCAAGTAATCTCacgttattttattttatacatttaaaatgttattcaaaGGAATCCATAGTCTTCGCCAGCTTGCCGAAGGGTTCATGACCTGAAGAACTTAAGAGCCTCTGCCCTCCATTTTTCAGTCACTAATGCAAAAACTCCTCTATCAAGTGAAATCAAGATATAGACTCCATTGCTTTTATTAGAGACCTTCCTTTATTTGACTTTCCATACTTCCTTTTTCACtctaaaatatgttcaaaatCTTACCCTTACCCTCCACTGTGTTTCTGGGGGGCTCCTGATCATCACTTAGCTCCTTTTACTAGCTAAATATTGCTCCGTGATGGTTCAAATTCAGGGTAGAACCAAAGATTCCTGACATGGAGCCACATGAAGATTTCTCTTCTACTCATGCTTCAAAAGTAAGGCACAGAGGAGCCCAAACCCAAGGCAGGCAATTATTTTCTCATGAGTTCATCTGAGGTGATATTTGTAGAGAAACCCAGCCCTCCTTAAGTTAGGCACTGTGACATAGAAAAAGTGTGTGGTTATTCTTTTCACAATAATTGGTCTTTTCAAAATCCAAACATTCTTATGTTCATAAATTAATTAACCAACCTCCTCTTCCATCTCATGACTGGTATCTCTTTCATGAAAGCAGATGGAAGGAATTTGTCCAACGTCACATGTTAAGTTCAGTAATGAGACCATGACGGTTATCCTTTAACTACATTTGTATTCACTCATTCACGCAGAACCTCACCCTGGAGGCTGAGAGACAGGTACCACCAAATCACCTCCCTGAGCTCTTCTACCAAACAGACAGGCGTTCCAGCGAGGAAGCAGTGTGGGGGTGAccgagaggagagggaggaagtggtAGGGATTCATTCATTCCCTTGTGTATGCAGCAAGTGTGTACTGCTGGCCCCAGTGCTCAGTGTGGCGATTCAGGGATGGGTGGGCGATTTGGGAACGGGTGGGCGAGGTCCACAACTTGCCCTCATGGAGGAGGTGGTGGGAACAGGCAAGAAGCAAGAACATGAATACGTGTACAATACAGTGTCAGGAGGGGAGAAGTGTTCAAATCTGGGTAAGAGTGGTAAAGAAACAATGGGAGGATAAGAGAAGGAACACCTGTGGAGGAAGTCGAATGGTCACAGAAGGCCTTTCTAGGGTGGTGACGTTGGGCCGTGGCTTGTATGGAGAAAGCAAAGTGAAGATCTTGGGGCAGGGAGTTTTAAGCAAGGGTGATGGCAGGTCAGGTGGCCTTGAGGGGACAGGAGCTTGAAAGTTTAGAGGCACAGGAAGAAAGTCTGTTGACGCTGTGACACAGAATGCTTGAATTCTGACCAGGCTTTGGCATCTGGCTGCCTGGCCTTGAGTCCCAGCTCCAGTGTGTAGAACTTTGGGCAAGTGAATGCCTCTTTCGAGTTTTCAGTTTCCTTACTAGAAAATGGGGCAATCCTGTCTACCTCACAGAATAATTGTGGGGACTAGTGAGGCAATCTGTATAAAACATTCCTAGTTTATTGCCTCGTGTGTGGTATGGACTCTATTCAGTTAGTTATTAGTGCTAATAAATGTCAGACTTTAGTCTACACATGACATGAATAGTTCTGACCATGCCAACCCCGACCTCAGCAAGCATTTTGCTTAAGCCATGTCAGGACACGCGGTAAGTGCTCCATGGCCCTAAGTTGAATTATGATGCCGTGGtcttcctcacctccttcccaTACACTATTCCAGTTGGGTCAAGACTAAAAAGAATAGATTTGTGCTTTGAAATATAGTCTAATTCGGGATTACCTACAGTCAAGAGATCTTCCTAGAAAGTCAGACAGATTTTACAGAAAGCCCTGAGGCACTGGGGAAGGATGAAAGGTGTCATATAGCCTGAGAAACAACCCAGTTGTCCACTCTTCTAAGTTGGCGCAACTAGTTTAGTTGTCCTATGTGTCCTATGTGCACACAAacgctgccttttttttttttttttttttttggacaaacggaggtcacaagtaggcagagaggcaggcagacagtgagagaaggaagcaggctccctgctgagcagagagcccgacttggggctcgatcccaggatcctaggatcatgacctgagctgaaggcagaggctttaacccactgagccacccaggcacctccaaactctgccttttttttaCTGCTGTTTCCTCCAGCCCAACCTAGAGCCTGGCCCACAACAGAGGCTCAAGGAATATGTGTTGGATGAGTCAAAAAATTGTTTCTTGGACTCTCTCAGCTTCTTGACTAGTGGTTGATATATCCTGATCCCTCGGTATATATCTGAGTTACCATATAGGGAATCAGAGATAAATGTATGGTGTGGAGAACTCCATGTACATTTGACCAAAAGTTGTATCTGAATAAAGCTACTCAATTAAGGACACAAGGCCATCTCTAGTATTTGATGACCtaaagtttgtgttttttaaatttcctaaaattaaagccatttaaaaaagtttatagTGTTAAACAAGATATCCATTTccagatttctattttatttctccaaatacaaaaCCCAGGCCTTCCCTTGAACACAAAGGTTGAGATTAGCAATATCATGGGTTAATTTTTCATACCTTGGTTTAGTAATTAGATGTATTTGAACCTGACTCTTTACAAAAGAAGACTTGAGACCATTCCTTCACAATTTTCCTAAGAGAAATATGTGAAAATCTGAACCTGACATTTGggctttgtttttgcttatttaattaatattagagttttagaaatatttcagtGGATTATCTCAGGCTTACCAAGCCCATCAAATCCCTCAGATATAAATGGGCACCCTGtagttaataacaataataaaggaTCTTTGCAGGAAAATCATACCATAGCCACAATTAATCAAACTCTCAAGAACTGCAAACTGGCTATTATTTTAGCTCACTTGCAAACTAACAAGTTATCCTGTCATAGTTTTATGGATTTTGGAAAACAACAGAAGAGTTCTTGATCAGAGACAGAAGACAATTTATTACCCCCCAGAAGAGCAATGGTCAAAATATCAGCATTGCCCTGTCTTCTTAAGCCCCAGTACCCACAGGGAAACATGAAGAGAACCAGATGACAT from Meles meles chromosome 5, mMelMel3.1 paternal haplotype, whole genome shotgun sequence includes these protein-coding regions:
- the SLC2A12 gene encoding solute carrier family 2, facilitated glucose transporter member 12 isoform X3, which produces MVPVENSEGPGLLSPGRRAAETEGSGAVSGSRHPPWARGCGMFTLLSSATAAVSGLLVGYELGIISGALLQIRTLLALTCHEQEMVVSSLLIGAFLASLTGGVLIDRYGRKAAIILSSCLLGLGSLVLILSLTYTVLIVGRIAIGVSISLSSIATCVYIAEIAPQHRRGLLVSLNELMIVTGILFAYISNYAFASVTHGWKYMFGLVIPLGVLQAIAMYFLPPSPRFLVMKGHEEAASKVLRKLRGISDTTEELTVIKSSLKDEYQYRFRDLFRSKDNMRTRIMIGLTLVFFVQVTGQPNILFYASTVLKSVGFQSNEAASLASTGVGVVKVISTIPATLLVDHVGSKTFLCIGSSVMAASLVTMGIVNLNIPMNFTSICRSHSPINKSLDESVFYGPGNLSARDDTLRELFKGITAHSRNSLMPTKNDVDKRGVTTLPSAGLSHAEYQTVTDPAIVPAFLKWLSLASLLVYVAAFSIGLGPNLIGLPWVCFIYAIMSFASLAFVVVFIPETKGRSLEQISAELAKANYVKNNICFMSHHQEELVPKQLQKRKPQEQLLECKRLCGRGQPRQLSPET
- the SLC2A12 gene encoding solute carrier family 2, facilitated glucose transporter member 12 isoform X1; its protein translation is MVPVENSEGPGLLSPGRRAAETEGSGAVSGSRHPPWARGCGMFTLLSSATAAVSGLLVGYELGIISGALLQIRTLLALTCHEQEMVVSSLLIGAFLASLTGGVLIDRYGRKAAIILSSCLLGLGSLVLILSLTYTVLIVGRIAIGVSISLSSIATCVYIAEIAPQHRRGLLVSLNELMIVTGILFAYISNYAFASVTHGWKYMFGLVIPLGVLQAIAMYFLPPSPRFLVMKGHEEAASKVLRKLRGISDTTEELTVIKSSLKDEYQYRFRDLFRSKDNMRTRIMIGLTLVFFVQVTGQPNILFYASTVLKSVGFQSNEAASLASTGVGVVKVISTIPATLLVDHVGSKTFLCIGSSVMAASLVTMGIVNLNIPMNFTSICRSHSPINKSLDESVFYGPGNLSARDDTLRELFKGITAHSRNSLMPTKNDVDKRGVTTLPSAGLSHAEYQTVTDPAIVPAFLKWLSLASLLVYVAAFSIGLGPMPWLLLSEIFPGGIRGRAMALTSSMNWGINLLISLTFLTLTDLIGLPWVCFIYAIMSFASLAFVVVFIPETKGRSLEQISAELAKANYVKNNICFMSHHQEELVPKQLQKRKPQEQLLECKRLCGRGQPRQLSPET
- the SLC2A12 gene encoding solute carrier family 2, facilitated glucose transporter member 12 isoform X2, with the translated sequence MVPVENSEGPGLLSPGRRAAETEGSGAVSGSRHPPWARGCGMFTLLSSATAAVSGLLVGYELGIISGALLQIRTLLALTCHEQEMVVSSLLIGAFLASLTGGVLIDRYGRKAAIILSSCLLGLGSLVLILSLTYTVLIVGRIAIGVSISLSSIATCVYIAEIAPQHRRGLLVSLNELMIVTGILFAYISNYAFASVTHGWKYMFGLVIPLGVLQAIAMYFLPPSPRFLVMKGHEEAASKVLRKLRGISDTTEELTVIKSSLKDEYQYRFRDLFRSKDNMRTRIMIGLTLVFFVQVTGQPNILFYASTVLKSVGFQSNEAASLASTGVGVVKVISTIPATLLVDHVGSKTFLCIGSSVMAASLVTMGIVNLNIPMNFTSICRSHSPINKSLDESVFYGPGNLSARDDTLRELFKGITAHSRNSLMPTKNDVDKRGVTTLPSAGLSHAEYQTVTDPAIVPAFLKWLSLASLLVYVAAFSIGLGPMPWLLLSEIFPGGIRGRAMALTSSMNWGINLLISLTFLTLTDLIGLPWVCFIYAIMSFASLAFVVVFIPETKGRSLEQISAELAKAMKWRSPTVTGTWVSPTQQ